A single genomic interval of Acidobacteriota bacterium harbors:
- a CDS encoding malate dehydrogenase, with amino-acid sequence MKRIGIIGSGNVGANSAFFMAENGTATVTLVDIREGLSEGKALDLLEAGPIRRYDTGIRGSADITAIRGSDIVVLAAGRVRSPGEGREALYRDNAPLVGELCGEIRALAPGAVVINVVEPVDMLTLLAGRVLGFDRGRVLGVGGLLSSTRLRHLVSRALGVSPREVTGMVIGPHRPGMVVLEDTVRVSGVPVAQLLEPEALCAIVEETRRAGDTILELSERSTAYYAPSAAVAALARAVIRDARTILPVSMRLDGEYGLRDIALSVPARIGAGGAESVIEVALGGREEKEFRDAAGDLRRSLERAGAGAGPGE; translated from the coding sequence ATGAAGCGCATCGGCATCATCGGCAGCGGCAACGTGGGCGCCAACAGCGCCTTTTTCATGGCCGAAAACGGCACCGCCACGGTCACCCTCGTGGATATCCGGGAAGGGCTTTCGGAGGGGAAGGCGCTCGACCTCCTGGAGGCGGGGCCGATCAGGCGCTACGACACGGGGATCCGGGGGAGTGCGGACATCACCGCGATCCGCGGCAGCGACATCGTCGTCCTGGCCGCCGGGCGGGTGCGGTCGCCCGGGGAGGGGCGCGAGGCGCTCTACCGGGACAACGCGCCGCTGGTCGGGGAACTCTGCGGCGAAATCCGCGCCCTCGCGCCCGGGGCCGTCGTCATCAACGTGGTGGAGCCGGTCGACATGCTCACCCTGCTCGCCGGGAGAGTCCTCGGTTTCGACCGCGGGCGGGTCCTCGGGGTGGGGGGGCTGCTCAGTTCCACCCGGCTCCGGCACCTCGTGAGCCGGGCCCTGGGGGTTTCGCCCCGGGAGGTGACGGGCATGGTGATCGGCCCGCACCGGCCCGGCATGGTCGTGCTCGAGGACACGGTGCGCGTGAGCGGCGTTCCCGTGGCGCAGCTGCTCGAGCCCGAGGCCCTCTGCGCCATCGTCGAGGAAACGCGCCGCGCGGGGGACACCATCCTCGAACTGTCGGAAAGGTCCACGGCCTATTACGCTCCCAGCGCCGCCGTGGCCGCCCTGGCGCGGGCCGTGATCCGGGACGCCCGGACGATCCTTCCGGTATCGATGCGGCTCGACGGCGAGTACGGCCTCCGGGATATCGCCCTCAGCGTACCGGCCCGCATCGGCGCCGGGGGAGCCGAAAGCGTGATCGAAGTAGCGCTCGGCGGCCGGGAGGAGAAGGAATTTCGGGACGCCGCCGGGGACCTCCGCCGCTCGCTCGAGCGCGCCGGCGCCGGCGCGGGGCCGGGGGAGTGA
- a CDS encoding phosphoenolpyruvate carboxykinase (GTP), with the protein MTAPTKHARLLAWVQEMARMTQPDSVVWCDGSKAEYDSIMKIAVDGGVAVPLSRRSNSFLFRSEASDVARVENRTYISSRSQDDAGPTNNWIDPAELKATLKKLYTGCMRGRVLYVIPFSMGPIGSPMAKIGVEITDSPYVVTNMHIMTRVGKRVLEVLGDSGEFIPCLHSVGKPLLSCQDDGGLWPCAPMERKYIAQFPEERAIWSFGSGYGGNALLGKKCLALRIASVIARDEGWLAEHMLILKITSPEDKVKYIAAAFPSACGKTNLAMLVPTIPGWKVETIGDDIAWMKQGKDGRWRAINPEAGFFGVAPGTSMESNPNAMRTFESNTIFTNVALTEDGDVWWEGIGYDAPGTLVDWKGNAWAQNKKDKAQPPAAHPNSRFTAPAAQCPSIAPEWEDPEGVPIDAFLFGGRRPSTVPLVTQSFDWNHGVFLGSIIGSEITAAAIDANIGKVRRDPFAMLPFCGYHMGDYFAHWIRMGKKTPEAVQPKFFMVNWFRKTAEGKWLWPGYGENSRVLRWIFERCDGTGKGVETPIGYLPTVDAIERPEKVRAEEMQELLTVDAAGWRRELENIKASHYPKFGARLPRELARLLEELENRLR; encoded by the coding sequence ATGACTGCTCCAACAAAACACGCCAGGCTCCTGGCGTGGGTACAAGAGATGGCCCGCATGACGCAGCCGGACAGCGTGGTCTGGTGCGACGGGTCCAAGGCGGAGTACGACTCCATAATGAAAATCGCGGTGGATGGGGGCGTTGCCGTGCCGCTCTCCAGGCGCTCCAATTCATTCCTGTTCCGCTCGGAAGCATCCGATGTGGCGCGCGTGGAGAACCGCACCTACATTTCCTCCAGGTCCCAGGACGACGCCGGGCCGACCAACAACTGGATCGATCCCGCCGAACTGAAAGCCACGCTCAAAAAGCTCTACACGGGCTGCATGCGGGGGCGCGTGCTCTACGTCATCCCCTTTTCGATGGGGCCGATCGGCTCCCCGATGGCCAAGATCGGGGTGGAGATCACCGATTCCCCCTACGTCGTCACCAACATGCACATCATGACGCGGGTGGGGAAGCGGGTGCTGGAAGTGCTGGGCGACTCGGGGGAGTTCATCCCCTGCCTGCATTCGGTCGGAAAGCCGCTCCTCTCCTGCCAGGACGACGGCGGGCTCTGGCCCTGCGCCCCGATGGAACGGAAGTACATCGCCCAGTTCCCCGAGGAGCGGGCGATCTGGTCCTTCGGCTCGGGCTACGGCGGCAACGCCCTGCTCGGAAAGAAGTGCCTGGCGCTGCGCATCGCCTCCGTGATCGCCAGGGATGAGGGGTGGCTGGCCGAACACATGCTCATCCTGAAGATCACCAGTCCCGAGGACAAGGTCAAGTACATCGCCGCCGCCTTTCCCTCGGCCTGCGGCAAGACGAACCTGGCGATGCTGGTCCCCACCATCCCCGGCTGGAAGGTCGAGACCATCGGAGACGACATCGCCTGGATGAAGCAGGGGAAGGACGGCCGCTGGCGCGCCATCAACCCCGAGGCGGGATTTTTCGGGGTGGCCCCGGGGACCTCGATGGAATCGAACCCGAACGCCATGCGCACCTTCGAGAGCAACACCATCTTCACCAACGTCGCGCTCACGGAGGACGGGGATGTCTGGTGGGAGGGGATCGGCTACGACGCCCCGGGCACTCTCGTCGACTGGAAGGGGAATGCCTGGGCACAGAACAAGAAGGACAAGGCCCAGCCCCCCGCGGCGCATCCCAATTCCCGCTTTACGGCCCCCGCGGCCCAGTGCCCCTCCATCGCCCCCGAGTGGGAGGACCCGGAGGGGGTGCCGATCGACGCCTTTCTCTTCGGCGGCCGCCGCCCGAGCACCGTCCCGCTGGTGACCCAGTCGTTCGACTGGAACCACGGGGTCTTTCTCGGGTCGATCATCGGGTCGGAGATCACCGCGGCGGCGATCGACGCCAATATCGGCAAGGTCCGGCGCGACCCCTTCGCCATGCTCCCCTTCTGCGGCTACCACATGGGGGACTATTTCGCCCACTGGATCCGGATGGGAAAGAAAACGCCGGAAGCGGTGCAGCCGAAGTTCTTCATGGTGAACTGGTTCCGCAAGACCGCGGAAGGAAAGTGGCTCTGGCCCGGCTACGGGGAGAACAGCCGGGTGCTCCGGTGGATTTTCGAGCGCTGCGACGGGACGGGCAAGGGGGTGGAGACCCCGATCGGCTATCTCCCGACGGTGGATGCCATCGAGCGGCCCGAAAAGGTCCGGGCCGAAGAGATGCAGGAGCTTCTGACGGTGGACGCCGCCGGCTGGCGCCGGGAGCTCGAGAACATCAAGGCCAGCCACTACCCGAAATTCGGGGCCAGGCTCCCCAGGGAACTGGCCCGGCTGCTCGAGGAGCTGGAAAACAGGCTCCGATAG
- a CDS encoding acylphosphatase, protein MRIQAKHIIVHGRVQGVGFRYFVRDAAARLELAGDVRNRPDSTVEIVVEGPPGPVGEFVREVGRGPALARVERLDVDDLPAGGNYRSFTIEGR, encoded by the coding sequence ATGAGGATTCAAGCGAAACACATCATCGTGCACGGCAGGGTCCAGGGGGTCGGCTTCCGCTATTTCGTCCGCGACGCCGCGGCCCGGCTGGAGCTTGCCGGTGATGTCCGCAACCGCCCCGACTCCACCGTGGAAATCGTCGTCGAGGGGCCGCCGGGGCCGGTCGGGGAGTTCGTCCGGGAGGTGGGCCGGGGGCCCGCCCTGGCCCGCGTCGAGCGCCTCGATGTCGACGACCTTCCGGCAGGAGGGAACTACCGCTCGTTTACAATCGAAGGACGGTGA
- the mdh gene encoding malate dehydrogenase encodes MPGKKVSIIGAGNVGATAAYYIAEKVMADIVMVDVAEGVTRAKAIDFLHAGPMRGYDVSIEGTGDYAAVADSDLVVVTAGVARKPGMDRMDLLRVNAGIVKSASKMIARYAPNATVIVVSNPLDVMCHVVYRTTGFAVQRVIGMAGILDSTRFRYFVAERLGCAFTDVHAMVLGGHGDQMVPMPRYTTVAGIPVSRFLDADELERLVDRTRKGGAEIVAHLKTGSAYYAPAASVAEMAEAILTDRRTLVPCAVCLRGEYGIENLFIGVPVILGKNGVERIVEVELEPQELQLLRRSSEAVRKGVEELETFFTVR; translated from the coding sequence ATGCCGGGGAAAAAAGTGAGCATCATCGGGGCGGGCAACGTCGGGGCGACGGCCGCCTACTACATCGCCGAGAAGGTGATGGCCGACATCGTGATGGTGGATGTGGCCGAGGGGGTGACCCGGGCCAAGGCGATCGACTTCCTGCACGCGGGGCCGATGAGGGGGTACGACGTCTCGATAGAGGGGACGGGCGATTACGCCGCCGTCGCCGACAGCGACCTGGTGGTGGTCACCGCCGGGGTCGCCCGCAAGCCGGGGATGGACCGCATGGACCTGCTCCGGGTGAACGCCGGGATCGTGAAGTCGGCGTCGAAGATGATTGCGCGTTACGCCCCCAACGCCACGGTGATCGTGGTCTCCAACCCCCTGGACGTGATGTGCCACGTGGTATACCGCACCACGGGGTTCGCCGTGCAGCGCGTCATCGGCATGGCGGGCATCCTCGATTCCACCCGTTTCCGTTATTTCGTGGCGGAGCGGCTGGGGTGCGCCTTCACGGACGTCCACGCGATGGTCCTGGGGGGGCACGGGGACCAGATGGTGCCGATGCCTCGCTACACCACCGTCGCCGGGATCCCGGTCAGCCGCTTCCTGGACGCCGACGAACTGGAGCGGCTGGTGGACCGGACCCGCAAGGGAGGGGCGGAGATCGTGGCCCATCTCAAGACCGGCTCCGCCTACTACGCCCCCGCGGCGTCGGTCGCGGAGATGGCGGAGGCGATCCTCACCGACCGCCGGACCCTGGTCCCCTGCGCCGTCTGCCTGCGCGGGGAGTACGGCATCGAAAACCTGTTCATCGGCGTCCCGGTGATCCTGGGGAAAAACGGGGTGGAGCGCATCGTCGAGGTCGAGTTGGAGCCGCAGGAACTCCAGCTGCTCCGCCGGAGCTCGGAGGCGGTGAGGAAGGGGGTCGAGGAGCTCGAGACCTTCTTCACCGTCCGGTAA
- a CDS encoding citrate synthase: MDLARLELDGKQYELPIVVGSEGERGIDISSLRNSTGHITLDDGYGNTGSCVSRITFIDGEKGILRYRGIPIEELAVKSTFVETAYLLIWGKLPTYDELKDFSDRLTRNEMLHEDMKFHFEGFPANAHPMAILSSMINAAGCFFPQTPRPEDEIFAMQAARIISQVRTIAAFAYRKSLGLPAIYPKPTYKYTANLLHMMFSRPYQEYDLLPEVVQALDLIFVLHADHEQNCSTSTVRMVASSQANLFACAAAGVGALWGRLHGGANQAVLDMLEDIHRSGDNGSKFLEQAKIKGSGKRLMGFGHRVYKNYDPRARIIKKKCDELLAALNKKDPLLDIAKRLEEAALSDPYYVERKLYPNVDFYSGIIMRAIGIPRNMFTVMFAIGRMPGWIANCKEIMDDPEARIYRPRQIYDGPLESRYVPIGERA, from the coding sequence ATGGATTTGGCCAGACTGGAACTTGACGGGAAACAATACGAGCTCCCCATAGTCGTCGGGTCCGAGGGGGAACGGGGCATCGACATTTCCTCCCTCCGCAACTCGACCGGGCACATCACGCTCGACGACGGCTACGGCAACACCGGCTCCTGCGTGAGCCGCATCACCTTCATCGACGGGGAGAAGGGGATCCTCCGTTACCGCGGCATCCCGATCGAGGAACTCGCGGTGAAGTCCACCTTCGTGGAAACCGCCTACCTGCTGATCTGGGGGAAGCTCCCCACCTACGACGAATTGAAGGATTTCTCCGACCGGCTCACCCGGAACGAAATGCTCCACGAGGACATGAAGTTCCATTTCGAGGGGTTCCCCGCCAACGCCCACCCGATGGCCATCCTCTCCTCGATGATCAACGCCGCCGGCTGCTTCTTCCCGCAGACACCGCGGCCCGAGGACGAGATCTTCGCCATGCAGGCGGCCCGCATCATCTCCCAGGTCCGCACCATCGCCGCGTTCGCCTACCGCAAGTCGCTGGGGCTCCCCGCCATCTACCCGAAGCCGACCTACAAGTACACCGCCAACCTCCTGCACATGATGTTTTCGCGCCCCTACCAGGAGTACGATCTCCTCCCCGAAGTCGTCCAGGCCCTCGACCTGATCTTCGTGCTCCACGCGGACCACGAGCAGAACTGCTCCACCTCGACGGTCCGGATGGTGGCGTCCAGCCAGGCCAACCTCTTCGCCTGCGCGGCCGCGGGGGTGGGCGCCCTCTGGGGCCGGCTGCACGGCGGCGCCAACCAGGCGGTGCTGGACATGCTCGAGGATATCCACCGCAGCGGCGACAACGGTTCGAAATTCCTCGAACAGGCCAAGATCAAGGGGTCGGGGAAAAGGCTGATGGGGTTCGGCCACCGGGTCTACAAGAACTACGACCCGCGCGCCCGGATCATCAAGAAGAAGTGCGACGAGCTGCTGGCGGCGCTGAATAAGAAGGACCCCCTGCTCGACATCGCCAAGCGCCTGGAGGAGGCGGCGCTCAGCGACCCCTATTACGTGGAGCGCAAGCTCTACCCCAACGTCGACTTTTACAGCGGCATCATCATGCGCGCCATCGGGATCCCGCGCAACATGTTCACCGTCATGTTCGCCATCGGCCGCATGCCCGGCTGGATCGCCAACTGCAAGGAGATCATGGACGACCCGGAGGCCCGCATCTACCGTCCGAGGCAGATCTACGACGGCCCGCTCGAGTCCCGCTACGTCCCGATCGGGGAACGCGCCTAG
- a CDS encoding adenine phosphoribosyltransferase translates to MNAQLIEQLKSEIREIPDWPKKGILFYDVTTLLKKGECFGRTIDALVQPYRDRKVDLVLGMEARGFIFAPTVAYALKAGFVPVRKPGKLPAEKLRVSYELEYGTDSLEIHRDAVEPGQRVLVVDDLIATGGTARAVAEMVETLKATVVGFAFLVELDFLRGREKLAGYDVHSLLRY, encoded by the coding sequence ATGAACGCACAGCTGATCGAACAACTCAAATCGGAAATCCGCGAAATTCCCGACTGGCCCAAGAAGGGGATCCTGTTCTATGACGTGACCACGCTGCTGAAAAAGGGGGAGTGTTTCGGCCGGACCATCGACGCCCTGGTCCAGCCGTACCGGGACCGGAAGGTCGACCTGGTGCTCGGGATGGAGGCGCGCGGGTTCATCTTCGCTCCCACGGTGGCCTACGCGCTCAAGGCGGGATTCGTCCCCGTCAGGAAGCCGGGGAAGCTTCCGGCGGAAAAGCTGCGGGTGAGCTATGAACTGGAGTACGGGACCGACAGCCTGGAAATCCACCGGGACGCGGTCGAGCCCGGCCAGCGCGTCCTCGTCGTGGACGACCTCATCGCGACGGGGGGGACCGCCAGGGCCGTCGCGGAAATGGTCGAGACCCTGAAGGCCACCGTCGTCGGGTTCGCCTTCCTGGTGGAACTCGACTTCCTGAGAGGGCGGGAGAAGCTCGCCGGGTACGACGTTCACAGTCTCCTCAGGTACTAG